A region of the Mesoterricola sediminis genome:
AGCGCCTGGGACGTGCAGAGGTTCCGGCGCTACCTGGGCTCCAACTACGCCAGCCCGGAGAACGTCTACCTGGATCCGGAAGGCAAGAAGCACGCGTTGCCCATCGTGACCATCTACTTCCTGGGCGAAGGCCTGGAGTGCGTCGACGTGCCGGTGCTGAAGATCAACCGGCACTACCTGGACGTGGCCACGGGCGAGGAGGTGAAGATCACCGATCCCTTCGTGGAGGCGCTCACGCACGACGCCATCGTGGTCCAGGTCAACCGCCTGAAGAACCGCCGGCGCACCGAGCTTGAGCGGCTGCTGGAAGTGTTCGACCAGGGCCTGGCGTCCCGGACGGACCCGCACCTGCTGGACATCCTGGAGGAAAACTTCCCGGAGCGCCATCGCGAGGTGCTTCGTCGCCTCCTGCGCGCCAGCGCCGAACAGGAGGTGCGCGAGAAGATGGACGTGGAGGACGACATGCTGGCCGCGATCCGGGACCAGGCCCGGGAATCCTCGGACCTGCGCCAGGTCGTGGCCGACCAGGCACAAGCCTTGGCCGAGAAGGACCAGGCCTTGGCCGAGAAGGACCAGGCCCTGGCCGACCAGTCTCAGGCTCTGACTGAGAAGGACCGCCTAATCGCCGAACTGAAGCAACGCATAGGGCAACCGCCTCCTGGGCGGTAGTCCCCCATGTCCTGAAGCCAGGTGGGACGCGGGCTCTCGAAGATGGACTTCCCGTACGCGTGACTCCCGCGTGATTTAATGATTTCTTTTGATTTACGAAGGATTTCAAGGAGGCCCAATCGGATCGATCAAGGTGGGTTCATCCACTACGATGGAATGGTGAATGGCAGGCGATTTTGCGGAAACACCGGCCATCGGGACAAGAAGCAGGCCGCCATCTGGGTGGCCGACTTCAAGGCCGAGGTGCGAAAGGAGAGGGCCAACGAGGCCATCGCCAGGAAGGTTTTCCTGGAGGCGGAGGCTGCCAAGTAGCCTGCAAGGTCCGGTTCGCCGCTTCCGAGGCGTGACGAGAGCCAAGAGCATGAGTCGTTCCGTGGCTTCTCCTCGCGGAGGGTCGCTAGACTTCCCCCGGGAGGTCCCGGGCCGGTGCGCATCGCCAACCCCATCTATGACGTGGTGTTCAAGTACCTCCTCGACGACGAGAAGGTGGCCCGGCTCGTGCTTTCCGCCCTCCTGGGCAAGGAGGTGCTCGAATTGCAGTTCCGGCCCACGGAAGTGCACCACGAGGCGGCCCGGCCCGACGCCACCCAGCTCCTGGTCCTGCGCATGGACTTCGCCGCCACCGTGCGCATGGAGGACGGCAGCCGCAAGCTGGTCCTGATCGAGATCCAGAAGGCCCGCAGCGCCTGGGATGTGCAGCGGTTCCGGCGCTACCTGGGCAACAACTACGCCAGCCCGGAGAACGTCTACGTGGATCAGGAAGGCAAGAAGCACGCGTTGCCCATCGTGACCATCTACTTCCTGGGCGAAGGCCTGGAGTGCGTCGACGTGCCGGTGCTGAAGATCAACCGGCACTACCTGGACGTGGCCACGGGCGAGGAGGTGAAGATCACCGATCCCTTCGTGGAGGCGCTCACGCACGACGCCATCGTGGTCCAGGTCAACCGCCTGAAGAACCGCCGGCGCACCGAGCTTGAGCGGCTGCTGGAAGTGTTCGACCAGGGCCTGGCGTCCCGGACGGACCCGCACCTGCTGGACATCCTGGAGGAAAACTTCCCGGAGCGCCATCGCGAGGTGCTTCGTCGCCTCCTGCGCGCCAGCGCCGAACAGGAGGTGCGCGAGAAGATGGACGTGGAGGACGACATGCTGGCCGCGATCCGGGACCAGGCCCGGGAGTCCTCTGACCTGCGCCAGGTCGTGGCCGACCAGGCTCAGGCTCTGGCTGAGAAAGACCGCCTAATCGCCGAACTGAAGCAACGCATAGGGCAACTGCCTCCTGGGCGGTAGTCCCCCATGGCCCGAAGCGAGGTGGGACGCGGGCCTCCGAAGGTGGGCCCCTCGTACGCATGACTCCCGGGTGGCTTAATGATTTCTTTCGATTTACGAAAGATTTCAAGGATGTCCAATCGGATCGATCAAGGCGGGTTCATCCACTACGATGGGGTGGTGAATGGCAGGCGATTTTGCGGAAGCACCGGCCATCGGGACAAGAAGCAGGCCGCCATCTGGGTGGCCGACTTCAAGGTCGAGGTGCGAAGGGAGAGGGCCAACGAGGCCATCGCCAGGAAGGTTTTCCTGGAGGCGGAGGCTGCCAAGTAGCCTGCAAGGTCCGGTTCGCCGCTTCCGAGGCGTGACGAGAGCCAAGAGCATGAGTCGTTCCGTGGCTTCTCCTCGCGGAGGGTCGCTAGACTTCCCCCGGGAGGTCCCGGGCCGGTGCGCATCGCCAACCCCATCTATGACGTGGTGTTCAAGTACCTCCTCGACGACGAGAAGGTGGCCCGGCTCGTGCTGTCCGCCCTCCTGGGCAAGGAGGTGCTCGAATTGCAGTTCCGGCCCACGGAAGTGCACCACGAGGCGGCCCGCCCCGACGCCACCCAGCTCCTGGTCCTGCGCATGGACTTCGCCGCCACCGTGCGCATGGAGGACGGGGCTCAGAAACTGGTCCTGATCGAGATCCAGAAGGCACGCAGCGCCTGGGACGTGCAGCGGTTCCGGCGCTACCTGGGCTCCAACTACGCCAGCCCGGAGAACGTCTACCTGGATCAGGAAGGCAAGAAGCACGCGTTGCCCATCGTGACCATCTACTTCCTGGGCGAAGGCCTGGAGTGCGTCGACGTGCCGGTGCTGAAGATCAACCGGCACTACCTGGACGTGGCCACGGGCGAGGAGGTGAAGATCACCGATCCCTTCGTGGAGGCGCTCACGCACGACGCCATCGTGGTCCAGGTCAACCGCCTGAAGAACCGCCGGCGCACCGAGCTTGAGCGGCTGCTGGAAGTGTTCGACCAGGGCCTGGCGTCCCGGACGGACCCGCACCTGCTGGACATCCTGGAGGAAAACTTCCCGGAGCGCCATCGCGAGGTGCTTCGTCGCCTCCTGCGCGCCAGCGCCGAACAGGAGGTGCGCGAGAAGATGGACGTGGAGGACGACATGCTGGCCGCGATCCGGGACCAGGCCCGGGAATCCTCGGACCTGCGCCAGGTCGTGGCCGACCAGGCACAAGCCTTGGCCGAGAAGGACCAGGCCTTGGCCGAGAAGGACCAGGCCTTGGCCGAGAAGGACCAGGCCCTGGCCGACCAGTCTCAGGCTCTGACTGAGAAGGACCGCCTAATCGCCGAACTGAAGCAACGCATAGGGCAACCGCCTCCTGGGCGGTAGTCCCCCATGTCCTGAAGCCAGGTGGGACGCGGGCTCTCGAAGATGGACTTCCCGTACGCGTGACTCCCACGTGATTTAATGATTTCTTTTGATTTACGAAGGATTTCAAGGACGTCCGATCGGATCGATCAAGGTGGCTTCATCCACTACGATGGGGTGGTGAATGGCAGGCGATTTTGCGGAAGCACCGGCCATCGGGACAAGAAGCAGGCCGCCATCTGGGTGGCCGACTTCAAGGCCGAGGTGCGAAGGGAGAGGGCCAACGAGGCCATCGCCAGGAAGGTTTTCCTGGAGGCGGAGGCTGCCAAGTAGCCTGCAAGGTCCGGTTCGCCGCTTCCGAGGCGTGACGAGAGCCAAGAGCATGAGTCGTTCCGTGGCTTCTCCTCGCGGAGGGTCGCTAGACTTCCCCCGGGAGGTCCCGGGCCGGTGCGCATCGCCAACCCCATCTATGACGTGGTGTTCAAGTACCTCCTCGACGACGAGAAGGTGGCCCGGCTCGTGCTTTCCGCCCTCCTGGGCAAGGAGGTGCTCGAATTGCAGTTCCGGCCCACGGAAGTGCACCACGAGGCGGCCCGCCCCGACGCCACCCAGCTCCTGGTCCTGCGCATGGACTTCGCCGCCACCGTGCGCATGGAGGACGGGGCTCAGAAACTGGTCCTGATCGAGATCCAGAAGGCCCGCAGCGCCTGGGACGTGCAGAGGTTCCGGCGCTACCTGGGCTCCAACTACGCCAGCCCGGAGAACGTCTACGTGGATCCGTTCGGCAAGAAGCAGGCGCTGCCCATCGTGACCATCTACTTCCTGGGCGAAGGCCTGGAGTGCGTCGACGTGCCGGTGCTGAAGATCAACCGGCACTACCTGGACGTGGCCACGGGCGAGGAGGTGAAGATCACCGATCCCTTCGTGGAGGCGCTCACGCACGACGCCATCGTGGTCCAGGTCAACCGCCTGAAGAACCGCCGGCGCACCGAGTTGGAGCGGCTGCTGGAAGTGTTCGACCAGGGCCTGGCGTCCCGGACGGACCCGCACCTGCTGGACATCCTGGAGGAAAACTTCCCGGAGCGCAATCGCGAGGTGCTTCGTCGCCTCCTGCGCGCCAGCGCCGAACAGGAGGTGCGCGAGAAGATGGACGTGGAGGACGACATGCTGGCCGCGATCCGGGACCAGGCCCGGGAATCCTCGGACCTGCGCCAGGTCGTGGCCGACCAGACACAAGCCTTGGCCGAGAAGGACCAGGCCCTGGCCGAGAAGGACCAGGCTCTGGCCGAGAAGGACGTCCTAATCGCCGAACTGAAGCAACGCATAGGGCAACCGCCTCCTGAGCGGTAGGTCGGCAGTCCAATGGTGCCCGGGATGACCCGCGATAAATAAGCCCGACCCTTTGATGGGCGGGCTTCAAGGCGGCTGGTGGTCCCGGGCAGAATTGAACTGCCGACCTACCGCTTAGGAGGCGGTTGCTCTATCCCCTGAGCTACGGGACCTTGATGCAGCCTCGGCCATGATAACCGGAAACGGGGGGCGGCGCTAAGCGAGGAGGTCCCGGTCGGAGGCCCACTCGGGCTCGTGGGCGAGGATCCAGCGGTAGTAGTCGGTGCCCTGGAGGCGGGCGGCGGCCTCTTCGTCGACGACGACCTGGCAGCAGGGGTGGAGCTGCAGGGCGCTGGCGGTGACCATGGCGGTGATGGGGCCTTCGACGGCGCGGGCGAGGATGTCGGCCTTGGTCTCGCCGGTGACGAGCATGAGGCAGCGCCGGCTGTCCAGGATGGTGCCGACGCCCATGGTCAGGGCCCGGCGGGGGACGCGGTCGGGGTCGCCGCCGAACATCTCGGCGTTCTGGGCCAGGGTGGCGGGGGTGAGGGCCTTCTCGCGGGTGCGGCTGCGCAGGGCGGAGAGGGGCTCGTTGAAGCCGATGTGGCCGTCGCTGCCCAGGCCCAGGAGCTGGAGGCCGATGCCGCCGGCGTCACGGATGCGGGCCTCGTAGTCGCGGCACGCGGCGGCGAGGTCCGGGGCCATGCCGTCGGGGAGGTGGGTGCGGGCCCGGGGGATGTCCACGGGCCCGAAGAGCCGCTCGTCCATGTAGCGGCGGTACGACCCGGGGTGATCGGCGGGGATGCCGATGTACTCGTCCAGGTTGAACGTGGTGCAGCGGGAGAAGTCCAGGCCCTCGCGGGCGTGCAGGTCCGCGAGACGCGCGTAGACCCGCTCCATGGTGCGGCCCGTGGCGAGGCCCAGGACGAGGCCGGGGTCCGCCCTGAGCTCGCGGGCGATGATCCGCGCGGCGAGGGTGGCGGCGCGTTCGCGGTCGGGCAGGATGAGGACTTCCATGTCAGCCTCCGGCCAGGCGGGGCAGGCTCGCGGCGGCCACGGCCTGGCCCACGCGACGGCTCTTCTCGTCGGGGAGATGGAGGGCGAGGGTCCCGGCCAGGGCGGGGTCGGTGCGGGCCAGGGCGGCCCGGGCGGCCTCCAGGATCACGGGACCGGCGTCGCCGGAGGTGACCCGGCCCAGGATGAGCACGTGGTCCAGGGGGTAGAACGCGGCGTACCACGGCAGGGTGTGGCCCAGCCAGTGGCCGATGGTCCGGAAGAGGCGCAGGGCCCGGGGGTCTCCGGCCCCGAGGCGGACCTGGGCCTCGCGGAGGCGCCCGGGCAGGTCCAGGCCCGGCTCGAAGGGGAGGCCGGCGGCGGCGGCGAGGCGGTCCACGGCCTGCTGGGAAAAGCAGGCGGCCCCGGCCCCGGGATCCCCCGACCAGTCGTCGGCGGCGGCCCCGGGGGCCGCGTCCACGGAGCCGAAGGCGAGCTCGTTGAGCCAGCCGGTGATGCGCCCCTCCCGGTCCAGGTATCCCGCGGCCTCGCTGGAGCCCAGGGCGATGCCCAGCAGGCCCCGGACGCCCAGGGAGAGGCCGCCGGCGAGGGCGGTCACGTCCCCGTCGTTGATCACCTCGAAGGGGACGCCCCAGGCCCGGCCCAGGCGCAGGAAGAGGGGTTCCACCCGGGTGCGGAAGACGGCCTCGGGCACGCCCCGGAAGAGGGAGGCCACCTTGACCCGGTTGCCCACGAGGATGCCCGCGGAGGAGCCGCCGATGGCGTCCACCCGGGGGAGGTGGGCCGCCGCGAGTCGCAGGCCCGCGTCGATGCGCTCCACGTGGTAGGCGGGGTCCGCGGCGCCCTTGGGCTCCCAGGGGAGCTCCGCGGAGAAGACCTCGCGGCCGTCCATCACGGCGGCCACCTTGTAGTCGGAGGCCCCCAGGTCGAAGCCGATGCGGCACCCGTCCAGGTGGCCGCCGAGGATGGATCCGCAGGGCGCCTCGGGGGGGATGTCGCCGGCCTGGGCCGCTTCGGCGGCCAGGGGCTCGTCGTAGGCCCGGCCCAGGAGCTCGCGCTCGAAGGCCCAGTCCCCGTCCGGGCCGAAGGAGGCCAGGAGGGCCTCCCGCAGCCGGGGCGGGGCGGCGACGCGCACCCGGGATCCGCCCCGCGCCCAGAGGAGCCCGTCCAGGTGGGCGGTGACGTAGCGGAGGTTCTCCCGGTCCCGGCCCGCGCCCTCGGGGAACACCTCCAGCTCGAGGCGCGCCACGGGGCGGTCGCCCTGGGCCAGGCCGAGGACCACCGGCTCCCGGCGGGGCGAGGCCGTCAGGGCTGCGCGGAAGCGCCGCGCCCCCAGGGCCCACGGGCGGAAGCCGGGATCCAGGTCGGGGGCGGGGTCGGGCGCCGCGTCGAAGAGGCTCGCATGGAAGGTGTCGGTGGCAGCCATGGCCCCTCCGGGGACGAGGGTACCAGGAATCGGGACGGGGCCGATCAGCGGCCGCGCTTGCTCATTTGGTGGTCCAGGTGCCAGATGGCCCCGCCCTGCTCGCCCACGGCCCGGAGGCGGTCCACGACGGAGCTGACGGCCTGCTCCTCGCGCACCTGCTCGGTCACGAACCACTGGAGGGCGATCTCGGTGGCGTGGTCGCCGCCCGCCCGGGCCAGCTCGAAGCAGCGGCTGATGCTGACCGTGTTCTCGCGCTCGTGGGCCATCACCTGCTCGAAGATGGAGGTGGGGCCGTCGAACTCGGAGGGGGGCGGGTTGATGGCGCGGAGTTCGAGCTTGCCCCGGCGATCCAGGACGAAGTCCACCAGCTTCAGGGCGTGCTCGGCCTCCTCCTGGGACTGCACCCGCAGCCAGTGGGCGAAGCCCAGGTAGCTGCGTTCGGCGAGATGGGCGCTCATGGCGAGGTAGAGCTGGGCCGTGTACTGTTCGGCGTTGATCTGGGCGTTGAGGGCGGCCAGGGTGGCGGCACTGATCATGGCGACTCCTGCGGGGCATGGGCCCCACCCTTACCTGGGCCCGCTGCGGGAAAGGTGCCGGGGAAGCGCCGCCCCTCTGGCATCCTGGTGGGCGGGAGGCCCCATGCGCAGGCAGGAGAAGGACGTGACGGACACCGGGCTGGTCGACCAGCTGCTTTCCGACGTGGCCTGGGGCACCCTGGGCTTGGCGCGGCCCGGCGGGCCTCCCGCC
Encoded here:
- the nagB gene encoding glucosamine-6-phosphate deaminase; amino-acid sequence: MEVLILPDRERAATLAARIIARELRADPGLVLGLATGRTMERVYARLADLHAREGLDFSRCTTFNLDEYIGIPADHPGSYRRYMDERLFGPVDIPRARTHLPDGMAPDLAAACRDYEARIRDAGGIGLQLLGLGSDGHIGFNEPLSALRSRTREKALTPATLAQNAEMFGGDPDRVPRRALTMGVGTILDSRRCLMLVTGETKADILARAVEGPITAMVTASALQLHPCCQVVVDEEAAARLQGTDYYRWILAHEPEWASDRDLLA
- a CDS encoding ferritin, whose protein sequence is MISAATLAALNAQINAEQYTAQLYLAMSAHLAERSYLGFAHWLRVQSQEEAEHALKLVDFVLDRRGKLELRAINPPPSEFDGPTSIFEQVMAHERENTVSISRCFELARAGGDHATEIALQWFVTEQVREEQAVSSVVDRLRAVGEQGGAIWHLDHQMSKRGR